A genome region from Plasmodium cynomolgi strain B DNA, scaffold: 0416, whole genome shotgun sequence includes the following:
- a CDS encoding hypothetical protein (putative), with protein sequence MLCIYLKYWLYDQLIERQVNQDDFTSFFNHWNKQKNEKCSDCECEFPIKEFSEIIQIKSIYDVFLFWDSYNDKNKMNKVISNMEYCKYIDESKILYDLYKVMCKSDNNSLLCKEFNNYIIPHLKIDDNFNIICKMEEELDRNNLHGIKLYCYNLQNQNLKPSYEQSSKSVTHDLAPDSTNDGKSTGIIISSLSVGTVGFLFLLYKVNRRNIYKYEYYRVFVLN encoded by the exons AATAGAAAGACAAGTAAATCAAGATGATTTTACaagtttttttaatcattgGAATAagcagaaaaatgaaaaatgctcTGATTGTGAATGTGAATTTCCTATTAAAGAATTTTCTGAAATTATACAGATAAAAAGCATTTAtgatgttttccttttttgggattcatataatgacaaaaataaaatgaacaaagtAATATCTAACATGgaatattgtaaatatattgaTGAATCAAAAATTCTATATGATTTATATAAGGTGATGTGTAAGAGTGataataattcattattgtgtaaagaatttaataattacattattccacatttaaaaatagatgataatttcaatattatatgcaaaatggaagaagaattGGATCGTAATAATTTGCATggtattaaattatattgttATAACTTACAAA ATCAGAATTTAAAGCCTAGTTATGAACAAAGTTCAAAGAGTGTTACTCATGATTTAGCTCCTGATTCTACAAATGATGGTAAGTCAACTGGAATTATAATTTCATCTTTGTCTGTTGGAACAGTtggatttttatttctactaTACAAGGTAAatagaagaaatatttataaatatgaatattataGAGTGTTTGTTCTAAATTAg